One genomic window of Quercus robur chromosome 6, dhQueRobu3.1, whole genome shotgun sequence includes the following:
- the LOC126689435 gene encoding uncharacterized protein LOC126689435 encodes MEIESVKCECCGLKEDCTQDYINEVKAKFDNKWLCGLCSEAVSDEVSRGKKSFDMEEAVKAHMSFCRKFKSNPAVRVADGMRQMLRRRSGDLSSSSPSPSSSNKKYSKSASTSQVSDASTFSLY; translated from the coding sequence atggagATTGAATCAGTCAAGTGTGAGTGTTGTGGACTCAAAGAAGATTGTACACAAGACTATATAAATGAAGTCAAGGCCAAGTTTGATAACAAATGGCTATGTGGGTTGTGCTCAGAAGCAGTAAGTGATGAAGTTAGCCGAGGCAAAAAGTCATTTGATATGGAAGAAGCTGTGAAGGCTCACATGTCATTTTGTCGTAAATTCAAATCGAACCCTGCAGTTCGAGTAGCCGATGGGATGAGGCAGATGCTAAGAAGAAGGTCAGGTGatttatcatcatcatcaccatcaccatcttCTTCTAATAAGAAGTATTCAAAATCAGCAAGCACTTCACAAGTGAGCGATGCATCAACTTTCTCATTGTACtaa